In Lactuca sativa cultivar Salinas chromosome 5, Lsat_Salinas_v11, whole genome shotgun sequence, the DNA window cttctaatccgacctggtacacagcatatgcaaccttgtacttctcaacccctctgaagtaataagttatagaattctgaatctatcctctctctgaatggttgtctgctcacccggtgtaaggagtactctggaagttcttgatggctggatAATATCAGGAAGcgagaaacacgttctagtacacttaaaatagaacacatacagattgtctgtagatctcgctgctcgatttaggtggacaacaatatccctggttgtagtcagttaaatggccttaagaaaaatttatttaagaattagggccaatcatgatgatatagttacaattagatatatgcgtgtatcatgtcattggtaaaattgtccaaaattgtcacaaatttttcgtgtttaagtggaccacaatattggCGATCAATCAGACgtagatgtgaagataagggtaccgacaagtggaataaggttgtccaacaactttgatcccaaatcactcttaaagttagctattatttttgtttttgttaaatttgttcatagtttcttctaatttaaatattatgggagaattaaaaattaaaaaaaaaaaccaaacaaaaatcaaaaaattaaaaatccaaaaatagtgttatttctgttttatttctttttcagaaaatatgaaaaatccaaaaatatttttgtttttgttttgtgtgctaagttttcttttagttttgttttgtcttgaaaagtgatttcaggtgaagatgaaactcatggagtttgtgttgaagatttctgagccaaaggcttcgtccgtgagcatcgaagaattctcattcgaaggagcaagaaatgaagattattctttcaaattcaatttttcaaccccaaaagcaaggtgaagctgaaattgaagactatgtgacggattgcattgaagcctcctcagtcagtctgctgctatctatgaacctgctgaagtgatccagaagatttgttctctctgatgttctctttgaagattctcaagctgaaagcgccaattttcaagaatcagtataagaagcctcctcacccaatgggcGTTTAATGtcaaaatcttgaagaaaagttcaagtgctcaagatgaagtcattcattgaagattcatcaagttcatcttgaagttgtgaagaatttgaagataaatgttgaagcaaatctcccaatgaagatcaacaagaagagctagctactttttagggggagcttgttgggtcatttaagaaaagaaagctataaaccaagggggagattgttgggtcaaagatatggtttatactttgcttttctaggaaattgtatttttctgtaatgtttatgagtttacggtcaggtttacggcccaatgggtgtttacggtcgtaaacaggtttacggccgtaaacccatttacggcccatgttatccgaCCCATATTCTCCacgtatatatataggtgttagggtgaggagtagagattgatgaaccctaaggagtttatggccagagAAAAAAGGAATGTTTGTgtgggtgaatcttgtgtaaggaacttaactcatattatcaatacattcaagattcatattattcttcttctccttctcttctatttgatctgacatcatccgtttgattgggattccgcaccatcaaacggatctgactgatacacgggcaaattagggacttacacataatgtaacataacatatctcataacacataatgtaagggtacttttggggattcaccgtttgggcgctgactgatcgtacacacggctctgctttgtttgtctcaaaactctttttactcttttcaaaaattttaattcATTATAAAAATTTCCTCAAGTCCtctgtttgagttcagatacgcccgaagatgcatccgaatccctcaaaccaaggctctgataccaacttgtaacaacgtaaattttcaaaataatttttcattttgaaaacattcatttactcacaaaataacatcaaacatattgtatcaaatgtattatcacaaaaacatctccccagaatccaaaacataaactctccaagtgtgtacgaatcatgccggcgccttcccgcgttcatcactggtacctgaaacacatcacacaacaactgtaagcataaatgcttagtgagttccccaaaataccacatacaacacatatgtcactcgaggctataatacgaccctccggtcgatgtgtctcggcgggacccccccccccccagtcccatagatcgttggaccctctggtccggtcatagctcgttgggcctttcggcccggtctgtatcgtcgGACCCtgcggtccggtctataacatcatacaacatacacataacacatagcacataatctcatacatagcacataagaccctctggtccacacaaatataccactctaggtaacgtatagtgagaagactcacctcgcggtctcGATAAGTATCTGTCtcggaagaaatgtgatctagtctccgcctaatcacacaaagtaaatactctcataaatacaactgtactcaaccctaagagtcaacaaggtcaacggtcaaactttgacccgactcgtcgagtgcactagggcaactcggcgagtccacacgtgtccactgactctcttaatccctctcttggcacgtcgagttcttcccctgactcgacgagttccacctggcatgaatcgaggGGCCacccccgactcaactcgccgagtctcaagaacaactcggcggcTTCCACTTGAACTCAGTCCCCCTTGACTCtacctgactcactgagttatatcccaactcagcaagtccactcactgagtgattaacgggcaatcttcatactactcgccgagtctgttcttcggactcggcgagttcatgccatgcacaaactctatacagctcctgaggtcagatctgctccatacaatcatagatctggcctccccaagcatgataatcacgtaaagttcggaccttgacacacatataacatagaaatggtccaaaatggtgatttagccccaaaaatgacattctaagctcatgacttccaaaatggctcataaagctccacgagttaaggtctctggacctctttgagtccagatccaaagcacaaactcgaAAAGGGGACTAAATGCTCTACATACTCTTCTTCTAAAGGGtttaaaaaccctaactctatgaatcaacacccaacactggagaaggtccgaaggaataccttaatatgaagcctttgatctctgaagacactagatttgcacttccttcagccttcttttgccttggacaccttctccttcaaatttcaccaacaaatgatcaacaatggactctcttctcctcacaagcgatctaggactctctctagggtgtggtagccgcaatggaCAGCCATaatggcctttaaataggtcccaaaccctggaaattagggtttcattaaacagtgtggactcaccgagtccacccttggactcgccgagtccagacgcgaacccgcgtgcacaaccgcgatcatactcggcgagtttagaccccaactcgccgagtctcctcacaagacccaaaaataaaagaataaaataacacctgggaatccggatgttacaatcatCCAGTAAAACAACAAAATTTATTTGCTTCTTTGCGACATATGTTTAACAGAGATTAGTACATACGTATCCCTTACTATGTATGCTTACATGTTAAATTCATCAATCTTAAGTAAGGCTTTGTAATAAATTTAATTTCTCGGTGTTTAGtttgatgtttttatatataGTCAATTGTAAATCAATACAATCATTTGTATTTTCGTAATAAATTATGTTTGCGACTGCAATAAAGTGTTTCTAACAAACTGGTCATGAGTTAATCTCATACGTATATTTTCTCACAgttctaaaaaaaattatgttggcAACTAAATTATGGTTTTTCCATATATAAGTCTTTTGATGCATAAATCAGGTTTCAAGACACGGATCAATAAATCACATAGCATATATCCATAATTAATAATTCATAACAAATGTTCACATGAAAGTTGGGTAACAAGTTAAATCTTGCGTCATTATTTACAcacaaataataataagaatCCAAATATATTGTGTGGTGATTAGAAATCTGCGATCCCAATCCACAAGTCTTCTGTTTCTCGAACAATCAAAGAGTCACATGTCCCATTCTGGCttcttactataaatagcaactcctcttcatcttcttgaaCCAACCTACTGTTCAAAGCCATCATCATCGTAATCATCTCATCTCATAACTTTTACTTTACCTTTTAAGAAACATATATCTTTCTTCtggttattaattaattttatcctCTCCATATATGGCTACGGCTGCCGGAGCTGTAATCCGACCACTGGTAATCAccttttttaaaagttttaatagTATCATGGGTTGACCCGTCAAGAcagttgttttttattttttatttttttgtcttCACATTAACAAACAAATAATAGTTTCAAACGTCATTTACACAAGGTATATTAAAATAGATATTATATCCTCACCTGTCTATTATGGGTTAGAGTCTTTTTAGCCATTTTCGCTAAATATGTTCTAGCTTCTTCTACATTTACACTGCATATCGCTCTTGTTCTCATCGTCTTTCTCTCTACCACATGTACatgcatacacacacacacattaagtACACATTTATAATGAGTCTTTCTCTCATCGTCTTTCTCTCAATCATGAGTCTTCATCGATCAGTTTAATCTGTTTTAGTAGCCTTAAAGAATTAACATAGAAATGGCGTCTATAACTATTTCTTTGTTGCAGTTGAACTTGAATGGTTCTGGTGGAAGAACTTTGCCTCCAACCTCAGCTTTCTTTGGTGGAGATATAAAAAAACTGGTGTTTAAACCAAAAACAAAGGCTTCAAGTGGGAAATTCAAGGTGGTTGCAGCTGAAGTTGATGAAGATAAGCAGACCAACAAGGACAGGTGGAGAGGACTTGCGTTTGATGAATCCGATGATCAACAGGATATCACCAGAGGGAAAGGAATGGTGGATACACTCTTTCAAGCTCCCATGGATAGTGGCACTCATTATGCCGTTTTGAGCTCCTATGAGTACCTAAGCACAGGCCTCCGGCAgtaagtattttatattttctcCATCTCATATACTTCAATTAATATATAGTGGTTATATATTATTTTTGAGTTTCTTGTTGATCACGTCAAAATTAATGATATTACGTACTTATAGATACAACCTCGATAATACCATGGATGGATTCTACATTGCACCTGCTTTCATGGACAAGCTTGTTGTTCACATCACCAAAAACTTCATGACATTGCCAAATATCAAGGTATAGTAACTAATTAAGTAATTAACTGTGATATGTTTACTGTTTAGTATGAAAAGGCGATTTGCCTCAAATAACAACCAACTTTAATTACTACCAAAATAGGCAATGTAATTTACTAACTTGTATTTTTCTACCTATTAAGGCAATATATAACTTGTATTTTTCGAACTATATGttccaatccaaattgtctaaTTAGACAATTcaattttataaacatttaaaacaaaaaaggtcaactaattaaaaataaaagttctAGAATTATTTAAACTAAACAAAGGCAAATGTACACACGAATTTCTGGGTTATATAATTCTTATATCGTTAGAAAACtataagttaattgttattatGAGTAAAACCTAAAGTATGTTGCTTATTTCGGTAACAATGGTAAGTTTATTGCTATATCTTGTAATTCTTTTCTAAATATTCTAAAATAATATGTACGATTTCAATTGCAGGTTCCGTTAATTTTAGGCATTTGGGGAGGCAAAGGTCAAGGAAAATCTTTCCAATGTGAGCTTGTATTTGCGAAAATGGGTATCAAGTAGGTTTTGATCCTTCTAATGCTTTGAAGTTTGAACTATAAACCTGAGCATAATTTCTAGTCTAACGTTCATATCGAATATGTATAAATCAATCCAGCCCAATCATGATGAGTGCCGGAGAATTAGAAAGCGGAAACGCAGGTGAACCGGCGAAATTAATCCGGCAAAGATACCGCGAAGCAGCAGACATAATCAGCAAAGGGAAAATGTGTGTTCTCTTCATCAACGATCTTGATGCAGGTGCCGGAAGAATGGGTGGAACTACTCAATACACAGTCAATAACCAGATGGTGAATGCTACCCTCATGAACATCGCCGATAACCCCACTAACGTCCAGCTTCCCGGAATGTACAACAAGCAAGAAAACCCTAGGGTTCCGATCATCGTCACTGGTAACGACTTTTCCACTTTATACGCCCCTTTAATCCGTGATGGTCGTATGGAGAAATTCTACTGGGCGCCTACTCGCGAAGATCGAATTGGGGTTTGCACTGGTATTTTCAGATCTGATAATATTCCTAAAGACGATGTTGTCAAGCTTGTTGACACCTTCCCAGGTCAATCGATTGGTGAGTTCGTTGATGAAGTTCTATAAAATATTTTGGAatactttgtttctttgttttaatGGGGTTTTGTGCAGATTTCTTTGGTGCTTTGAGAGCGAGAGTGTATGATGATGAAGTTAGGAAGTGGATTTCGGGGATTGGAATTGAAGGAATTGGGAAGAGACTTGTGAATTCAAGGGAGGGACCTCCGACTTTTGAACAGCCGAAAATGACTATTGAAAAGCTTCTGGAGTATGGAAATATGCTTGTGAAGGAACAAGAGAATGTGAAGAGAGTTCAATTAGCAGACAAGTATTTGAAGGAAGCTGCACTTGGAGATGCTAATGAGGACGCCATTAAAAGTGGAGCCTTCTATGGTTAGCGAAGCTTCGCTTTGTAGGATTGTAAATTGAATAAGTTTGTTAATAAGAgaagagttttttggattaaaactttTGATCGATGTAACGATGTTATTTATGGATACAGGGAAAGCTGCGCAACAAGTTAATGTTCCTGTTCGTGAAGGCTGCACGGATCCTTTGGCAGAAAACTTTGATCCAACGGCTAGGAGTGATGATGGGAGCTGTGTGTATAAGTTGTAGATGGTGATCAAGGGCTTAGATTATCTGCAAATGCAATAGAAAGATTCTGTAATTATGTTATGGGTGCATATCGTGATATCGATTACTGTTTTGTATGCTAATGGCAGCAATAGTTAATTATGCATGGTGAAATGGTTTTACACTTGAAGAAATTTAAACTTAGAGGTAGCAAAAATTGACATATGATACGAAGtccgacacgaaataaacgggtttggatAAGATATTTTAACTCGTTTAAATAAACGAGTTgacgcgacacgacacgaaaattaaACGGGTAAGGTTcgggttgagaatttcaactcaAAAATAacccgtttatttatatgcaagtattttgtattatttaaataaactataaagatacaaaaccaaaaccataagtaaaagaaaaccttcgaattgaatcgttttgtaatgtttaaataacttagccgtctagatcaagacttaatttcagTTTTTTCATTCTCTCCCAAACTACACAGTTTCTATCACCACTCACATCCCACGAGATTGTCATCCACATCCCCAACTcccactcttttaattttgtcatctgaACTTGCTATGACTTCATCTATTCTGCCTCCAAACTATTAGTTTTTCCTCTCCGCCTACCTAACTCCTACTctttcaacatgctcaatcttttaacctcacatgacacgatatatttcaaggtatagccgtaacccgaaacccgacacgaactcgacacgaaaataaacgggttgacacgacacgacacgttaattaaatgggtcgggttagggtcaagcactttcaacccgtttagtgtttcgacacgacacgaacccgacacgacacgacatgattGTCACCTCTAACTTTAATCGTATACCTTGATAATATGTTTGGTAGTATCAGAAAACATTGGCAGGATTTGTGACTTTCAAACTAAATTTTAACTTTCATCCAAAATTTCAGATTTCATATTGAAAATGGGATGAAAATTACTTACTTTTGTGCTCTTTGTAGCCAATTAGAGAACACAACTGGAAATTTTACTAGTGGTTTTTgaactttgattaaaagagttgggATAGTGATGAAAAAACCactatattttgttatttttttcgaTTTAACCATTTAATTTTCATTTGTGTTAAgaaaaatcatttaatttttgataaattttctATGGCGACCACTATCAGCTTTATTTCTACTTAGAAAACTATAAATTTTCATTTTGTGTTAAAAAACCATCCATAAATTGTTGGTTAAATTGgacttttggaaaaaaaaaatattttttattttagcaATTAAAACCGATTATAATAAGTAATAGTGGTTGTGTTGAAACATTTTGCCAAAAATGATGGTTTTTTTGAAATTATTAAAAATTGATGGTTAACCTGAATTTTTGAGAGatataggtgttgtttgttttggaATTTGTTACATGACTTTTATCTTTTTTCAAGTTTGCGAAAAAAGACGTATACTTGCGAAATGTTTATCCGCCAGAAGGAAAAAAATGTTCAAAAAATACTTTTGTAGAAAAACAAACGAGGTCATAGTGTTTTTTTGTCATTATCCCAAAAGAGTTAGGCTACTCATGAAGgtgatgaaaaaaaaaaagattggcTAAAAAGACATCCCATATTGCAATATAGACAtcctaattaattttttaaatatttttattggcTGAAATTACATTGTCTTCCGAAAAAATTGATTATAAGCAGTAAATTATTGGTTGACATTTTAAAAAGTAGTCAATGGGTGTCCAAGGGGTGTCTTATTAGCAACACCCCTAAAAAATTGGGATGTTTGACATGTCTTTTACGGTCCAATAAAAAGTTAGGTATTAATTGGTTACTTttgatattataattaaaagtctTGTATTTATCTTATAGCCCTCGTGAAGATGGATGGTCGCAGGGCAAACCAAGGGGAATGGACGGAGGTCCGCCGGAGGAAAAAGCCGATCCAGAATATGGAAACAAACGCAAATATAACATCCTTTTACGTCTCCAACTTACCAGATAATGTAAGCAAGATCAAAATTAGAAACTCGTTTCAGGTGTTCGGAAAGGTAGCAGACATCTACATCAGCGGCAAAAGAGACAGGTCAGGCTCTATGTTTACATTTGTTAGATTTGAAGGAGTCAAAGATGCAAAGATTTTGGAGATGGAGATGAGCAGGGTAAGATGTGAACACTGCATATTAAAGGTAAACATTGCAAAGTATATGAGGAAAAGTAACGCTCCTACTGCCACTAGAAACCATGTGAGTTTGAATGGAGCCCCGGCTCATCCTACTCATAACGGCCACTATTTCCAGCCCACGGTCTGTAGACCTCAAGGAAATAAAACTTTTGCAGAAGCAGTTGCTGGACAGAAATTTACATCGACCACTACCACACGTCATGTTATTGATTTAAAACCTATAGAAAGAACGCGAAACTGGGATGATTGTGTTCTGACTGGGGAGGTACTCAACGCCCAACTTATCGCAGATATCCCCACCATCCTATAGGTTGATGGAAATGCAAGTGGGAGAGTGTATTACACTGGTGGTTTGAGGATATTgattaaattcaataataaaaaagAAGTCGAATCATTCTATGCCAATGACTCAAGTTAGAGTAGATGGTTTAAATGGTTGAAACATGGATTTTGTGAGAACGAAGAGGCTGAAAGAATCACGTGGGTAAGAATCCATGGCATTCCAGTAAGATTTCGATCTGAAACAAACTATGCATGTATTGCCGGATTCTTTGGCAAAGTAATTGAAACTTTTGGAATCACATGGGATGTCTTTGATATTTCATCCGGGCATGTTTGCATATTGACGAAATCTAAAATTAGTATCAATGAGGAGATCGACGTCAAATATGAAAATAATCTATACAAGGTTGGTGTGGTGGAATACGACAGAGAATGGACTCCGTTTGATAACAATGCATGGAATCAAGCATGGAACAAAAAATTTGAATACGACAATGATACTAAAGAGGATATAGACTCTGGAAATTCTATGGAGGTTGAGTCATCGGAGTCCGATGAAGAGGCAATATCAGCATCTTGGGAAGTTGGGGAAAAAATTATAGAGAACTAGAAGACGGTGAAATTGTGGAAGAAACGTTGGTCGATAATATGTTGAACCAGTCCCCATCTCAAGCTCTGGAGCAGGCGATGGAAGGGGAACACCACACAAACGTAGAAACAACGGAAAACGAAAAGTCTCCCAACTCTTATAACTCTGATAACTCCAATGTTGGCGGTGTGAAACCGAACAGATACAACCACCCAAATAAGTCCACTGATAAAATAACAGATAGGCCCATCCATACTATCCCTCTTCCTGGTGGGGATGATTGGCCCAATTCCCCAGAACGGGCCCAAGTTAATACTATCTACACACTTCGGAATGGGTGGTTCGATTGATAAAAGAAGGAGAATCATATAAGATCCGATTCAACAACCGCTTCTAGATCCAGGTAACTCGTATGTGGTCGGGGTCCCCGCAATTGCAATACCTCCCCTCTTTGACTTGAATCTCACTGTGCCTAATCACGAAACTGACAATAGTCTCACCCATGGAGACGATCAATGCTCCTCTAACGAAATTTCTAGTATCCTCCGAGTGGGTCAAGAGGTTGGCTTCCAAATTTCCGATGAAGATCCAATTATCAAGGAAGCGGTCCTCAATGGAGATGGTGGTGTGGAAATTCCTCAAAGAACTACCTATGTCTCAACATTAGGGGGTGTGGGGAAACTCACAAGATCGATTGGATAAGAAGATTAAAAGATTCACATAACATTGATTTCATAAGCTTACAAGAAACCAGGGTCGCGGACTCAAATGATATTGATTTCATGGGAGCTTGGGGTAGTTCAGAGTATCAACTAGAGTTTGTGAACCCAGTGGGAAGATCTGGCGGGATAATAAGCATATGGGACCCTCACGTCTTCGTCAGATCTCAGACCTTCTCATCCAGACACTTTCTAGCTATATCAGGGCACTGGCTTGGTTTTCCAGGTACCACCACTTTGGTCAACGTTTATGGACCACAATCTATCCAAGAAAAGAGAAAATTATGGGCAGATCTTCTTGACTTAAAGAGAAGCATAGATGGAACTTGGGTGTTTCTCAGAGATTTTAATGCAGTAAGGTATGAACAAGAAAGACTGAATTCAAGATTTTGTCGAATACTGCTGCTGACTTCAACAATTTCATTGCAAATGCTGGCTTACATGAATTCAGTCTGGGGGGAAGGAAATTCACTTACCTCTGTGATGATGGGAGAAAACTCAGTAAACTCGATAGATACCTGGTTTGTTCCAACTTCA includes these proteins:
- the LOC111889447 gene encoding ribulose bisphosphate carboxylase/oxygenase activase 2, chloroplastic codes for the protein MATAAGAVIRPLLNLNGSGGRTLPPTSAFFGGDIKKLVFKPKTKASSGKFKVVAAEVDEDKQTNKDRWRGLAFDESDDQQDITRGKGMVDTLFQAPMDSGTHYAVLSSYEYLSTGLRQYNLDNTMDGFYIAPAFMDKLVVHITKNFMTLPNIKVPLILGIWGGKGQGKSFQCELVFAKMGINPIMMSAGELESGNAGEPAKLIRQRYREAADIISKGKMCVLFINDLDAGAGRMGGTTQYTVNNQMVNATLMNIADNPTNVQLPGMYNKQENPRVPIIVTGNDFSTLYAPLIRDGRMEKFYWAPTREDRIGVCTGIFRSDNIPKDDVVKLVDTFPGQSIDFFGALRARVYDDEVRKWISGIGIEGIGKRLVNSREGPPTFEQPKMTIEKLLEYGNMLVKEQENVKRVQLADKYLKEAALGDANEDAIKSGAFYGKAAQQVNVPVREGCTDPLAENFDPTARSDDGSCVYKL